One Cervus elaphus chromosome 28, mCerEla1.1, whole genome shotgun sequence DNA segment encodes these proteins:
- the LOC122685224 gene encoding translation initiation factor IF-2-like, with protein sequence MFCCLPLPRGRGLGRAHRQSVWDRWRRWLRAPRGGLWPFARRNRKSFPPDVADEGDTPSTSSREGSEPHPPAREAQCRVQVSVPMEGSAQGAVKSKRGRPPQKPPRTHRGAQSRAASRLSTPGSDPEPRAPLPLRQHEDLEPSAAEHRALALTFQLNQAPFPTPVPPEVLAARAGPRDPLRGHRDLIHPASKTLGQLVPGHHTGQIGPLCLQDAQPQAPMSQEELRVHTGNGRSQPLGSAAPSSSGWRLCPDGSWKATNRPRPTSLPFHCWSLTTASRTPSGRTRAPLPLDSRVKPGPGS encoded by the exons atgttctgctgtttgcccctgcccagaggccggggcctcgggagggctcacaggcagagtgtgtggGATCGCTGGCGACGCTGGCTCAGGGCCCCCCGAGGAGGCCTCTGGCCCTTTGCCCGAAGGAACAGGAAG AGCTTCCCACCGGATGTGGCCGACGAGGGGGACACGCCGTCCACCTCCTCGAGGGAGGGGTCGGAGCCCCATCCCCCTGCCCGTGAGGCCCAGTGCAGGGTCCAGGTGAGCGTGCCCATGGAGGGGTCAGCCCAAGGGGCAGTGAAGAGCAAGAGGGGAAGGCCTCCCCAGAAACCACCCAGGACACACCGCGGGGCCCAGTCTCGGGCTGCTTCGCGGCTCAGCACACCTGGCTCCGACCCAGAGCCCCGAGCACCCCTCCCTCTGAGGCAGCATGAGGACCTGGAGCCCAGCgcggcagagcacagag ctctagctctgACCTTCCAACTCAACCAGGCTCCATTTCCAACACCTGTCCCTCCAGAGGTGCTTGCTGCAcgtgcaggacccagggatccactgaGGGGACATCGAGACCTGATCCATCCTGCCTCAAAGACACTGGGCCAGCTGGTTCCTGGCCACCACACTGGGCAGATCGGACCTCTGTGCCTGCAGGacgcccagccccaggcaccgat GTCTCAGGAGGAGCTGCGGGTCCACACCGGGAACGGGCGCtctcaacccctgggctcagcagcgccctcatCCTCAGGCTGGCGGCTCTGCCCTGACGGGAGCTGGAAGGCCACCAACCGCCCCAGGCCGACCTCACTCCCCTTCCACTGCTGGAGCCTGACGACAGCCAGCCGCACCCCTTCCGGCAGAACcagagcccctctgccccttgattCCAGGGTCaagcctggccctgggtcctga